A single genomic interval of Spinacia oleracea cultivar Varoflay chromosome 6, BTI_SOV_V1, whole genome shotgun sequence harbors:
- the LOC110798201 gene encoding uncharacterized protein isoform X4 → MVSTRQHSSGGVAILRGDLNLLESMSFGTVSFEELLGHCNQIYKLNHSNLLHLHSHLQSLAYIPPSDGVDDLEEDFMAQSSSCDSPEPESPFPTFRHGITSNNMDADSLFEEAPSFLGLSEISLATLASGGPRKHDLLNSPPKLQFSFKVQNQETPSILNTVCEEEGDEPKVHESSKLIHVSNEDYESLPSYMKTVAPWKDLQSAVEKMNSFLSKKGNTKQNNFFHPEELESMGLGTKGRSYVLLLVRMKLLNVETNNGMISYRVL, encoded by the exons GGGATCTCAATTTGTTGGAATCAATGTCGTTTGGAACTGTGTCGTTTGAAGAGCTTCTGGGTCACTGCAATCAGATTTATAAGCTTAATCATTCTAACCTTCTTCACCTTCATTCTCATCTTCAATCTTTGGCTTACATTCCCCCAA GTGATGGAGTTGATGATCTTGAAGAGGATTTTATGGCTCAAAGTAGTAGTTGTGACAGTCCTGAACCTGAGTCGCCATTCCCTACTTTTCGTCATGGAATTACATCCAACAATATGGATGCTGATTCATT ATTCGAAGAGGCACCTAGCTTTCTTGGGTTATCTGAGATTAGTCTGGCCACACTCGCGTCTGGAG GGCCTCGCAAACATGATCTGCTTAATAGTCCACCAAA ATTACAGTTTAGCTTCAAGGTCCAGAACCAAGAAACCCCAAGCATCCTTAATACAGTTTGTG AAGAAGAGGGAGATGAACCCAAGGTACACGAATCTTCAAAATTGATACATGTTTCAAATGAAGACTATGAAAGTCTGCCTTCTTACATGAAAACTGTGGCTCCATGGAAG GATCTACAATCTGCAGTTGAGAAGATGAACTCATTCCTAAGCAAGAAAGGAAATACGAAACAGAACAATTTCTTCCACCCTGAGGAACTTGAATCAATGGGATTAG GGACTAAAGGGAGATCTTATGTCCTGTTGCTGGTGCGCATGAAGCTGCTGAACGTTGAGACGAATAACGGAATGATTTCTTATAGAGTGCTGTAG